The following proteins are co-located in the Flavobacterium sp. CECT 9288 genome:
- the rpsA gene encoding 30S ribosomal protein S1 — MSEQVKSQEEFLANFNWHNFEEGIDAVDEKNLLEFEELVSKTFIATDQEEVVEGTVVRITDRDVIVDINAKSEGVISLNEFRYNPALKVGDTVEVLIDIREDKTGQLVLSHRKARTIKSWDRVISANETGEIVNGFVKCRTKGGMIVDVFGIEAFLPGSQIDVKPIRDYDVYVNKMMEFKVVKINHEFKNVVVSHKALIEADIEIQKKEIIGQLQKGQVLEGVVKNITSYGVFIDLGGVDGLIHITDLSWSRINHPSEVLELDQKLNVVILDFDDEKTRIQLGLKQLNAHPWDALNADLKIGDKVNGKVVVIADYGAFIEVAEGVEGLIHVSEMSWSTHLRSAQDFVKVGDVVEAVILTLDRDDRKMSLGIKQLSQDPWTDITAKYPVGSKHTGIVRNFTNFGIFVELEEGIDGLIYISDLSWTKKIKHPSEFVNVGEKLEVVVLELDVDGRKLSLGHKQTTANPWDQYEDSFAVGTIHNGEISEIVDKGATVEFGDDIVAFIPTRHLEKEDGKKLKKGDTADFKVIEFNKEFKRVVASHTAIFREEEEKNVKSASENTSSNSSTNAPAATLGDNNDMLAALKAKMEKSEKK, encoded by the coding sequence ATGTCTGAACAAGTAAAATCACAAGAAGAGTTTTTAGCAAATTTTAACTGGCACAATTTCGAAGAAGGTATTGATGCTGTTGATGAAAAAAACTTATTAGAGTTTGAAGAATTAGTTTCTAAAACTTTTATTGCAACTGATCAAGAGGAAGTTGTAGAAGGAACAGTTGTAAGAATTACAGATAGAGACGTTATCGTTGATATCAACGCTAAATCCGAAGGTGTAATTTCATTGAATGAATTCCGTTACAACCCAGCATTAAAAGTAGGTGATACTGTTGAGGTATTAATTGACATCCGTGAGGATAAAACAGGTCAATTAGTATTATCTCACCGTAAAGCACGTACTATCAAATCTTGGGATAGAGTTATTTCGGCTAACGAAACAGGTGAAATCGTTAATGGTTTTGTTAAATGCAGAACTAAAGGTGGTATGATCGTTGACGTTTTCGGAATTGAAGCGTTCTTACCAGGATCTCAAATTGATGTTAAGCCAATTAGGGATTACGATGTATACGTAAACAAAATGATGGAGTTCAAAGTTGTGAAAATTAACCACGAATTTAAAAACGTAGTTGTATCTCACAAAGCGCTTATTGAAGCGGATATTGAAATCCAGAAAAAAGAAATCATTGGTCAATTACAAAAAGGACAAGTATTAGAAGGTGTTGTTAAAAACATTACTTCTTATGGTGTGTTTATTGACTTAGGTGGAGTTGATGGATTGATTCACATTACTGACCTTTCTTGGTCTAGAATCAACCACCCATCTGAAGTTCTTGAATTAGATCAAAAATTAAACGTTGTAATCCTTGATTTCGATGATGAGAAAACAAGAATTCAATTAGGATTGAAACAATTAAACGCTCACCCGTGGGATGCTTTAAATGCTGATTTAAAAATTGGTGATAAAGTTAACGGTAAAGTAGTTGTAATCGCTGATTACGGTGCATTTATTGAAGTTGCTGAAGGTGTTGAAGGTTTGATCCACGTTTCTGAAATGTCTTGGTCTACGCACTTACGTTCTGCTCAAGATTTCGTAAAAGTTGGTGATGTTGTTGAAGCTGTTATCTTAACTTTAGATAGAGATGACCGTAAAATGTCATTAGGTATCAAACAATTGTCTCAAGATCCTTGGACTGATATCACTGCTAAATACCCAGTAGGTTCTAAGCATACAGGTATCGTTAGAAACTTTACAAATTTTGGAATTTTCGTAGAATTAGAAGAAGGAATTGATGGTTTAATCTACATCTCTGACTTATCTTGGACTAAGAAAATCAAACACCCATCTGAATTTGTAAATGTTGGTGAGAAATTAGAAGTAGTAGTATTAGAGTTAGATGTTGACGGACGTAAATTATCTTTAGGTCACAAACAAACAACTGCTAATCCTTGGGATCAGTATGAAGATTCTTTCGCTGTAGGAACTATCCACAATGGTGAAATCTCTGAGATTGTTGACAAAGGAGCTACTGTAGAATTCGGAGATGATATCGTTGCTTTCATTCCAACTCGTCACCTTGAAAAAGAAGACGGAAAGAAATTGAAAAAAGGCGATACTGCTGATTTCAAAGTAATCGAATTCAACAAAGAATTCAAAAGAGTAGTTGCATCTCACACTGCTATCTTCCGTGAAGAAGAAGAGAAAAATGTGAAATCAGCTTCAGAGAACACATCATCTAACTCTTCTACAAATGCACCAGCTGCAACTTTAGGAGATAACAATGATATGTTAGCTG
- a CDS encoding nucleoside permease encodes MGIKNRLVIMSFLQFFVWGAWLITIANYWFGTKGWEGTQFGLVFSTMGIASLFMPTLTGILADRWINAEKLYGALHILYAAVLFYIPQVTTPENFIYIMLLAMCCYMPTIALSNSISYNALKTNGLDVVKSFPPIRVFGTIGFIAAMWITNLTGNKATAYQFYIAGLAAVVLGLYAFTLPPCKPQRLSKENASLMETLGLESFKLFANYKMALFFIFSMFLGGALQLTNAYGDVFLDEFKHFPKYADSFVVEYSTIIMSISQISETLFILAIPFFLKRFGIKQVMLISMLAWVLRFGLFAYGDPTSGLWMIIMSCIVYGMAFDFFNISGSLFVETNTDAKNRSSAQGLFMMMTNGVGAVLGSFTSGWAIDKFFTKSFAGTGDLAAFLQTEPTNAKMAEFVTSQGKTIGADGFFDSVILMKDWHTIWLSFALYALAIAIAFAVLFKHKHNPEDVEQISH; translated from the coding sequence ATGGGAATTAAAAATAGATTGGTAATAATGAGTTTTCTCCAGTTTTTTGTTTGGGGAGCTTGGTTAATAACAATTGCAAATTATTGGTTTGGTACGAAAGGATGGGAGGGAACGCAGTTTGGATTGGTTTTTAGTACCATGGGAATCGCTTCTTTGTTTATGCCAACGCTTACGGGAATTTTAGCAGACCGATGGATCAATGCTGAAAAGTTATATGGAGCTCTACATATATTGTATGCTGCGGTTTTGTTTTATATTCCGCAAGTTACTACACCTGAAAATTTTATTTACATTATGTTATTGGCTATGTGTTGTTATATGCCAACAATTGCACTGAGTAATTCAATTTCATACAATGCTTTAAAAACAAATGGTTTGGATGTAGTGAAGAGTTTTCCACCTATCCGTGTTTTTGGAACTATTGGTTTTATTGCAGCAATGTGGATCACCAACTTAACTGGTAATAAAGCAACTGCCTATCAATTTTACATTGCAGGTTTAGCAGCGGTAGTACTAGGTTTATACGCCTTTACTTTACCGCCATGCAAACCACAACGATTGTCTAAAGAGAATGCTTCTTTAATGGAGACCTTAGGTTTAGAGTCGTTTAAATTATTTGCAAATTATAAAATGGCTTTGTTTTTTATCTTCTCTATGTTTTTAGGAGGCGCTTTGCAATTAACAAATGCTTACGGTGATGTTTTCTTAGATGAGTTTAAGCATTTTCCTAAATACGCCGATTCATTTGTAGTAGAATATTCTACAATTATCATGTCGATTTCTCAAATTTCTGAGACCTTGTTTATATTGGCAATTCCGTTTTTCTTGAAGCGTTTTGGTATCAAACAAGTAATGCTTATTAGTATGTTGGCTTGGGTATTGCGTTTTGGGTTGTTTGCTTACGGAGATCCAACAAGCGGTTTGTGGATGATTATTATGTCTTGTATTGTGTACGGAATGGCATTTGATTTCTTTAATATATCAGGTTCATTATTTGTAGAGACTAATACTGATGCTAAAAACAGATCGTCAGCGCAAGGATTGTTTATGATGATGACCAATGGAGTTGGAGCAGTTTTAGGTAGTTTTACCTCTGGTTGGGCAATTGATAAATTTTTCACCAAATCATTTGCAGGAACTGGTGATTTAGCAGCTTTCTTGCAAACGGAACCTACTAATGCAAAAATGGCTGAGTTTGTTACAAGTCAAGGTAAAACTATTGGTGCAGACGGCTTTTTTGATTCGGTTATACTTATGAAAGATTGGCACACAATTTGGCTATCTTTTGCTTTGTACGCGCTAGCAATTGCAATAGCTTTTGCAGTTTTGTTCAAGCACAAGCATAATCCTGAAGATGTAGAGCAAATTAGTCACTAA
- the cmk gene encoding (d)CMP kinase — MTKKITIAIDGFSSTGKSTLAKQLAKHLGYIYVDTGAMYRAVTFFAMKQGYINADAFDSTTLIASLPAIKLHFEFNKELGFAEVFLNDVNVETEIRTIEVSRFVSKVAEVSQVRAKLVEQQKEMGKNKAIVMDGRDIGTVVFPDAELKIFMTASASTRAQRRYDELIAKGDTVTYEEVLKNVEERDYIDTHREDSPLVMAEDAIEIDNSHLSREEQFAQVLEMVNEITKTI; from the coding sequence TTGACAAAAAAAATTACCATTGCAATAGATGGATTTTCATCAACGGGAAAAAGTACGCTAGCAAAACAATTAGCAAAACATTTAGGATATATTTATGTAGACACAGGAGCAATGTATCGTGCCGTAACTTTTTTTGCAATGAAACAAGGATACATTAATGCAGATGCTTTTGATAGTACCACTTTAATTGCGAGTTTGCCTGCTATTAAACTGCATTTTGAATTTAATAAGGAGTTAGGATTTGCAGAGGTTTTTTTGAACGATGTCAATGTTGAAACCGAAATTCGAACCATTGAAGTATCGCGTTTTGTGAGCAAAGTTGCTGAGGTTTCTCAAGTTCGAGCTAAATTAGTGGAACAACAAAAGGAAATGGGCAAGAACAAGGCTATTGTTATGGATGGACGAGACATTGGTACTGTGGTATTTCCTGATGCCGAGCTTAAAATATTCATGACGGCAAGTGCTAGCACCAGAGCACAAAGGCGATATGATGAGTTAATAGCTAAAGGAGATACAGTAACATATGAAGAAGTCCTGAAAAATGTAGAAGAACGGGATTACATAGATACCCATCGAGAAGATTCACCTTTAGTGATGGCGGAAGATGCAATTGAAATTGACAATTCACATTTAAGTCGTGAGGAACAATTTGCTCAAGTTTTAGAAATGGTAAACGAAATCACTAAAACGATATAA
- the porQ gene encoding type IX secretion system protein PorQ, with the protein MFKKILIFSLLLYGTASIGQIGGKTIYQFLNLVASPRQAALGGKVLTIYDNDVNQAHFNPATINAEMDNHLALNYGNYYGALTYGTASYAYTYDRHLQTFQAGVNYINYGSFEGYDENGQATAAFSGSEVALSMGYAYNIPYTDLHIGASAKLISSSLETYHSFGGALDIGALYIDERNDVNWALAIRNLGTQFSTYNGVREKLPLEVLVGVSQELENVPIRWHLTLENLQQWNIAFANPARSEQSFNGTATPEKVSFVNNALRHVIAGVELFPKRGFNLRLGYNFRRAEELRIQEQRNFSGLSFGFGLKLNKLKFNYSYSRYTLAGNTSLFGLTINFQE; encoded by the coding sequence ATGTTTAAAAAAATATTGATATTCAGTTTGTTACTCTACGGTACCGCATCAATCGGTCAGATAGGCGGTAAAACAATATATCAGTTTTTAAATCTCGTTGCCTCTCCAAGGCAAGCGGCATTAGGAGGAAAAGTGTTGACTATATATGATAATGATGTGAATCAAGCTCATTTTAATCCAGCCACAATCAATGCTGAGATGGATAATCATTTAGCACTTAATTACGGAAATTACTATGGAGCGCTTACGTACGGGACCGCTTCTTATGCCTACACCTATGACAGACACCTGCAAACGTTTCAAGCGGGTGTAAATTATATCAATTATGGTAGTTTTGAGGGCTATGACGAAAATGGTCAAGCCACAGCTGCCTTTTCAGGAAGCGAAGTAGCCTTGTCTATGGGGTATGCGTACAATATTCCTTATACAGATTTGCATATTGGTGCTAGTGCCAAGTTGATTTCGTCTAGTCTAGAAACCTATCATTCTTTTGGAGGAGCATTAGACATTGGTGCTTTATATATTGATGAACGGAACGATGTCAATTGGGCGTTGGCCATACGAAATCTAGGGACTCAATTTTCAACTTACAATGGTGTTCGAGAAAAGTTACCCTTGGAGGTTTTAGTAGGAGTTTCGCAAGAGTTAGAAAATGTACCTATTCGATGGCATTTAACATTAGAGAATTTACAACAATGGAATATTGCTTTTGCTAATCCAGCACGATCAGAACAATCTTTTAATGGAACAGCAACTCCTGAAAAAGTATCTTTTGTAAATAATGCTTTGAGGCATGTAATTGCTGGAGTAGAGTTGTTCCCAAAAAGAGGATTCAACTTGCGTTTGGGATACAATTTTAGGCGAGCCGAGGAATTACGTATTCAAGAACAACGTAATTTTTCTGGACTTTCATTCGGTTTTGGACTCAAATTAAACAAACTCAAGTTTAATTATTCCTATTCCAGATATACGCTTGCAGGAAACACGAGTCTCTTTGGGCTCACCATAAATTTTCAAGAATAG
- a CDS encoding alpha/beta hydrolase: MKNLLFTTLLFLCMYNVQAQMDDKFYYPKKAKTITIDSLQFKEQNYFIEKDTINTIVLSPKQKAKQAVILYFQGAGGNCMNYAGYVKPLVNDGYTVIMISMRGYGKSSGKPTHLNIAADAQIIFNEILKNPDFKNKKIIIYGASMGTQVAVNLTKNNQDKISGLIVDGVISSFTEIAVSKTPEAQHQMIRMYVTSPYSAAEDIKSIQSVPVLFIHSKTDKDVPFSQCETVYNNTKSKKELWIYEGDHLQAPKLYPSLLVQKTNALLQL, encoded by the coding sequence ATGAAAAATTTACTTTTTACAACGCTACTATTTTTATGTATGTATAATGTTCAAGCTCAAATGGACGATAAATTTTACTATCCTAAAAAAGCCAAAACAATTACAATAGATTCTTTACAATTCAAGGAGCAAAATTATTTTATAGAAAAAGACACTATTAACACCATTGTTTTATCGCCAAAACAAAAAGCAAAACAAGCAGTAATACTTTATTTTCAAGGTGCAGGAGGCAATTGTATGAATTATGCAGGCTATGTAAAACCATTAGTAAATGACGGATATACCGTGATCATGATCAGCATGAGAGGCTACGGAAAATCAAGCGGCAAACCCACTCACCTCAACATTGCAGCAGATGCTCAAATTATTTTTAATGAAATTCTTAAAAATCCCGACTTTAAAAACAAAAAAATTATCATTTACGGCGCATCAATGGGAACACAAGTTGCGGTTAATTTAACCAAAAACAATCAAGATAAAATAAGCGGATTAATTGTTGATGGCGTTATTAGTTCCTTTACAGAAATAGCAGTTAGTAAAACTCCCGAAGCACAGCATCAAATGATTCGTATGTATGTTACTTCACCTTATTCCGCAGCAGAAGATATCAAAAGCATACAATCAGTACCTGTTTTGTTTATTCATTCTAAAACCGACAAAGACGTACCGTTTAGCCAATGCGAAACAGTGTACAACAACACCAAATCAAAAAAAGAACTTTGGATTTACGAAGGCGATCACCTACAAGCGCCAAAACTTTATCCTTCTCTTTTGGTACAAAAAACAAATGCGCTCTTGCAGTTGTAG
- the lon gene encoding endopeptidase La encodes MSNHKILTIDNLSLQEFDSEADLIPLLTPEDEEEMNNEALPELLAILPLRNMVLFPGVVIPITAGRDKSIKLINDANAAGKTIGVVAQINEEDEDPTKDDIHKIGTVARILRVLKMPDGNVTVILQGKKRFEIDSVVSEEPYLTAKIKEVPEKRPKKNDSEFLAILDSIKELAIQIIKESPNIPSEATFAIKNIESQSFLINFVTSNMNLLVKEKQDLLAINELKGRALETLRYMNIELQKLELKNDIQSKVRFDLDQQQREYFLHQQMKTIQEELGGVSQEEEMDEMLQKSLTKKWDEKTKKHFEKELSKMRRMNPQAPDFGIQRNYLELFLDLPWNEYSKDIFDLKRAQKILDRDHFGLEEVKKRMIEHLAVLKLRNDMKSPIICLTGPPGVGKTSIGRSIAEALGREYVRISLGGLRDESEIRGHRKTYIGAMPGRIIQSLKKAGTSNPVFVLDEIDKLSNSHQGDPSSALLEVLDPEQNNSFYDNFLEMGYDLSKVMFIATSNNMAAIQPALRDRMEIIKMSGYTIEEKVEIARQHLFPRQLKEHGLTPKDLTIGKKQLEKIVEGYTRESGVRGLEGKIAQVIRNAAKSVAMEEEYNKKVTDEDLVKTLGVARLERDKYENNDVAGVVTGLAWTSVGGDILFIESLLSPGKGTMSITGNLGTVMKESATIALEYIKANTKLLGLESDMLSKYNIHLHVPEGATPKDGPSAGIAMLTSLVSLFTQKRVKKNLAMTGEITLRGKVLPVGGIKEKILAAKRANIKEIILCHENKNDIEEIKPEYLEGLTFHYVKEMSEVLQFALTDQKVKNAKTL; translated from the coding sequence ATGTCAAATCATAAAATACTTACTATTGACAATTTGTCACTTCAAGAATTTGATTCAGAAGCAGATTTAATTCCATTATTGACTCCAGAGGACGAAGAAGAAATGAATAATGAAGCTTTACCTGAATTGCTTGCCATTTTACCTTTGCGAAACATGGTTTTATTTCCAGGAGTTGTAATTCCTATTACAGCCGGTAGAGATAAATCTATAAAATTGATAAATGATGCTAATGCTGCGGGTAAAACCATAGGTGTAGTGGCTCAAATTAACGAGGAAGATGAAGATCCAACCAAGGATGATATTCATAAAATAGGTACTGTTGCTCGGATTTTACGCGTTTTAAAAATGCCGGATGGCAATGTGACTGTTATTTTACAAGGTAAAAAACGTTTCGAAATTGATTCTGTAGTTTCAGAGGAACCGTATTTAACTGCAAAAATAAAAGAAGTACCAGAGAAACGACCTAAGAAAAATGATTCAGAATTCTTAGCCATTCTTGATTCCATAAAAGAACTTGCTATTCAAATTATCAAAGAAAGTCCTAACATTCCTAGCGAAGCAACTTTTGCAATAAAAAACATTGAGAGTCAATCTTTTTTAATCAATTTCGTGACTTCAAACATGAATTTATTGGTTAAAGAAAAGCAAGATTTATTGGCTATCAATGAGTTGAAAGGAAGAGCACTAGAGACTTTGCGTTACATGAATATCGAGTTGCAAAAACTCGAATTAAAAAATGATATTCAGTCAAAAGTTCGTTTTGATTTAGATCAGCAACAACGAGAATATTTCTTGCACCAGCAAATGAAAACCATTCAAGAAGAATTGGGAGGCGTTTCTCAAGAGGAAGAAATGGACGAGATGCTTCAAAAATCCTTAACTAAAAAGTGGGATGAGAAGACTAAAAAGCATTTTGAAAAAGAACTTTCTAAAATGCGGAGGATGAACCCTCAGGCACCAGATTTTGGTATTCAAAGAAATTACTTAGAGTTGTTTCTTGATTTGCCTTGGAACGAATATTCTAAAGATATTTTTGATTTAAAACGCGCTCAAAAAATCTTAGATAGAGACCATTTTGGTTTAGAAGAAGTTAAAAAACGAATGATTGAGCATTTAGCTGTTTTGAAATTGCGTAACGATATGAAATCGCCAATCATTTGCTTGACAGGACCTCCAGGTGTTGGTAAAACCTCAATTGGGCGTTCTATAGCTGAAGCGTTGGGTAGAGAGTATGTGCGAATTTCATTGGGTGGTTTGCGTGATGAATCTGAAATTCGTGGTCACAGAAAAACGTATATAGGCGCTATGCCAGGCCGAATCATTCAAAGTTTGAAAAAAGCAGGTACATCAAATCCGGTTTTTGTTTTGGATGAAATTGATAAATTGTCAAACAGTCATCAAGGTGATCCATCATCAGCATTGCTTGAAGTTTTAGATCCGGAGCAAAACAATTCTTTTTATGATAATTTCCTGGAAATGGGATATGATCTTTCAAAAGTAATGTTTATTGCTACTTCAAATAATATGGCAGCCATTCAGCCCGCTTTGCGAGACAGAATGGAAATCATCAAAATGTCAGGCTATACCATTGAAGAAAAAGTAGAAATAGCACGTCAGCATTTGTTTCCTAGACAATTAAAAGAACATGGTTTAACTCCTAAGGATTTGACTATTGGTAAAAAACAATTGGAAAAAATTGTGGAAGGCTATACCAGAGAATCAGGTGTTCGTGGTCTTGAAGGTAAAATTGCGCAAGTGATTCGTAATGCTGCGAAATCAGTGGCAATGGAAGAGGAGTACAATAAAAAAGTTACCGATGAAGATCTTGTAAAAACACTTGGTGTTGCGCGTTTAGAGCGTGATAAATACGAAAATAATGATGTAGCGGGAGTAGTTACTGGATTAGCGTGGACTTCAGTTGGTGGTGATATTTTGTTTATCGAATCGTTGCTTTCTCCAGGGAAAGGCACCATGAGTATTACGGGTAATTTAGGTACTGTAATGAAAGAATCGGCTACAATTGCTTTGGAATACATCAAGGCCAATACTAAACTTTTAGGATTAGAATCAGATATGCTATCTAAATACAATATTCATTTGCACGTTCCTGAAGGAGCTACGCCAAAGGATGGACCAAGTGCAGGTATTGCTATGTTGACGTCATTAGTTTCTTTGTTTACTCAAAAACGTGTTAAGAAAAACCTTGCCATGACTGGCGAAATTACTTTGCGTGGTAAAGTATTGCCTGTAGGCGGAATCAAAGAAAAAATTCTTGCTGCTAAAAGAGCAAATATTAAAGAAATCATCTTGTGTCACGAAAACAAAAATGATATTGAAGAGATCAAACCAGAATATTTGGAAGGACTAACTTTTCATTATGTAAAGGAAATGAGCGAAGTATTGCAATTTGCTTTAACAGATCAGAAAGTTAAAAACGCAAAAACTTTGTAA
- a CDS encoding RNA polymerase sigma factor — protein sequence MNINQCNIEELIVLCKQNNQKAQYEVYNRYASAMYNVAIRIVKDSHYAEDVMQESFLKAFAKLEHYKQEVSFGAWLKRIVVNQSIDFYKKNNQFKPEDFEVTLHKIEDIDSDFSINSDFTNLKVKQILETIATLKYNYQMVLTLFYIEGYDQEEISEILNISYANCRTTLSRAKDSLRKKLEEI from the coding sequence TTGAACATTAACCAATGTAATATCGAAGAGCTGATTGTATTGTGTAAGCAAAACAATCAAAAAGCACAATACGAAGTATACAATCGTTATGCTTCTGCTATGTATAATGTAGCTATAAGAATCGTAAAAGACAGCCATTATGCTGAGGATGTAATGCAAGAAAGTTTTTTAAAGGCATTTGCAAAACTTGAACATTACAAGCAAGAAGTTTCATTTGGCGCTTGGTTAAAAAGAATTGTGGTTAACCAAAGCATTGATTTTTATAAAAAAAATAATCAGTTTAAGCCGGAAGATTTTGAGGTGACTTTACATAAAATTGAAGATATAGATTCGGATTTCTCTATTAATAGTGACTTTACTAATTTGAAAGTCAAACAAATTTTAGAAACCATAGCAACTTTAAAATACAACTATCAGATGGTTTTGACATTATTTTACATTGAAGGATATGACCAAGAAGAGATTAGTGAAATACTTAATATTAGCTACGCAAATTGCAGAACAACCTTGAGCCGAGCCAAAGACAGTTTGAGAAAAAAATTAGAAGAAATATGA
- a CDS encoding anti-sigma factor — MKRNADPIDELFIKNQFQWDIENLEANHELRFKEKLNQKKFNWRFIVSIGIAASIAIFLFTTMGDPTYKKPSELQYASKETIQTDSIFTVLIERELEKIEEKKSPENKKIIADALKQMKQLDADYEKIIQELEVNGESKQIIYAMISNLQTRISFLQKVLEHLENNENKNVFPDEKTI; from the coding sequence ATGAAAAGGAACGCAGACCCAATAGACGAACTCTTTATTAAAAACCAATTTCAATGGGATATTGAGAATTTAGAAGCAAATCATGAATTGCGTTTTAAAGAAAAATTAAATCAAAAGAAATTTAATTGGAGATTCATAGTAAGTATTGGCATTGCGGCGTCAATAGCAATATTCTTATTTACAACTATGGGTGATCCAACCTATAAAAAACCTTCGGAATTGCAATACGCATCAAAAGAAACCATTCAAACCGATTCTATTTTTACAGTTTTAATTGAAAGAGAATTAGAAAAAATTGAAGAAAAGAAGTCACCCGAAAACAAGAAAATTATAGCCGATGCACTAAAACAAATGAAACAACTAGATGCTGACTATGAAAAAATAATTCAGGAATTAGAAGTCAATGGCGAAAGTAAACAGATTATTTATGCTATGATTAGTAACTTACAAACACGCATTTCTTTTTTGCAAAAGGTACTCGAACACCTTGAAAACAACGAAAACAAAAACGTATTTCCAGATGAAAAAACAATATAA
- a CDS encoding head GIN domain-containing protein — protein sequence MKKSLLLLAGCALLSTNLTFAQWSSKNKIQGNGNIVSEKRTTTDYDAIAVSGFFDVELVSGKEGDITVKGEENLIPFLKIEVVNNILKISSEKNKYLSTSKGKQILISVPFEEINKISLTGSGDVNTKKTINSNSLSVQLTGSGDINLEVASNSVAIDVTGSGDVTISGTTEELNTALNGSGDIDTSKLKAKNVHAAVSGSGDTTVYCSDNLHARVSGSGDIEYKGDPKKKDTKVSGSGSISKS from the coding sequence ATGAAAAAATCACTTTTATTACTTGCAGGTTGCGCTTTATTATCTACTAATTTAACCTTTGCTCAGTGGTCTAGCAAAAATAAAATTCAAGGAAATGGAAACATAGTTTCTGAAAAAAGAACCACAACAGATTATGATGCTATTGCTGTATCTGGTTTCTTTGATGTAGAACTGGTTTCAGGAAAAGAAGGAGACATTACTGTTAAAGGAGAGGAAAATTTAATACCTTTCTTAAAAATTGAAGTTGTAAACAATATACTTAAAATTAGTTCCGAAAAAAATAAGTACTTGAGTACGAGTAAAGGCAAGCAAATTTTAATTTCGGTTCCCTTTGAGGAAATCAACAAAATAAGTTTGACTGGATCAGGTGATGTTAATACAAAAAAAACAATCAACAGTAATTCGTTATCAGTACAGCTAACTGGTTCTGGGGATATTAATTTAGAAGTAGCTTCAAATTCAGTTGCAATAGATGTAACAGGATCCGGAGATGTCACTATTTCAGGAACTACAGAGGAGCTAAATACAGCCCTAAACGGTTCTGGAGATATCGATACTTCAAAACTAAAGGCTAAAAACGTTCATGCTGCCGTATCAGGTTCAGGAGACACTACTGTTTATTGTTCTGATAACTTACACGCTAGAGTTTCTGGTTCAGGTGATATCGAATACAAAGGCGATCCAAAGAAAAAAGACACCAAAGTAAGTGGATCAGGGAGTATATCGAAATCCTAA